The Podospora pseudocomata strain CBS 415.72m chromosome 1 map unlocalized CBS415.72m_1, whole genome shotgun sequence genome has a segment encoding these proteins:
- a CDS encoding uncharacterized protein (EggNog:ENOG503P0KX), whose protein sequence is MHLFAPLYHASTRCLFPTDFPSVPAVTSLLVRRQTKCEWISREGLNRLLDLLPNLRQIHYEPWRSLEGRNSVRNTRITVEGLHRATFSHNLAKVVVFGDFNEDFDECWRADKRWHRVPISSSRTNPRMASSEIGQAFAQISRPLVHLSVSFAADASDFFETCQRSWVWTRLTSLALTSNLLAPNKYPKIVNDMLEKAGIVALQMPKLDVMELWNGRRGLACVFRYQASRDRAGHNAKITWRSTWPLSHGDAIHHLQLVSEVIRPVSLWKITYESRFLIDGARIGREAPCCLLNLPGRMV, encoded by the exons ATGCATCTATTTGCGCCGCTATATCATGCTTCGACCCGTTGTCTCTTTCCCACAGACTTCCCTTCAGTACCAGCTGTCACTAGCCTCCTAGTGCGTCGGCAGACGAAATGCGAATGGATTAGCAGGGAAGGCCTCAatcgccttcttgatctgCTTCCTAATCTGCGGCAGATTCACTATGAGCCTTGGAGATCCCTGGAAGGCAGGAATTCAGTTCGCAACACTCGCATCACAGTAGAAG GACTGCACAGAGCGACCTTCAGCCACAATCTAGCCAAAGTCGTGGTTTTCGGTGACTTCAACGAAGACTTCGATGAGTGCTGGCGTGCGGATAAGCGATGGCACCGCGTACCTATATCGTCAAGTCGGACAAACCCTCGCATGGCATCATCAGAGATCGGACAGGCTTTTGCCCAAATCTCTCGCCCCCTCGTCCATCTTTCAGTGTCATTTGCAGCAGATGCAAGTGACTTCTTCGAAACCTGTCAGCGCAGCTGGGTTTGGACGAGGCTGACCTCTCTTGCGCTCACATCCAATCTCTTGGCGCCAAACAAGTACCCCAAGATAGTCAACGACATGCTTGAGAAGGCCGGCATTGTGGCGCTACAAATGCCAAAACTAGACGTCATGGAGCTGTGGAACGGCAGAAGGGGTCTCGCTTGTGTCTTCCGGTATCAAGCCTCTAGGGATCGCGCAGGCCACAACGCAAAAATCACATGGCGGAGCACCTGGCCTCT GTCACACGGGGATGCGATCCATCATTTGCAGCTTGTGAGCGAGGTGATCCGCCCGGTGTCGTTGTGGAAGATCACGTATGAGTCGCGGTTTTTGATCGACGGGGCCCGTATTGGAAGAGAAGCTCCGTGTTGTTTGTTAAACTTGCCTGGGCGAATGGTTTGA
- a CDS encoding uncharacterized protein (COG:U; EggNog:ENOG503NWXM), whose protein sequence is MAGLFKRVYDWLLRTFWATEMDVTMIGLQNAGKTSLLRVLSGGEFAIDSIPTVGFNMKRLQRGHVTLKCWDLGGQPRFRPMWERYCRNVNAIVFIVDIADVDVLPMAREELHSLMSQPSLDGIPLLVLGNKSDLPNKLTVDELIDAMDLKNIAHREVSCYGISAKEETNLEAVLQWLMKFANSKK, encoded by the exons ATGGCGGGGTTATTCAAGCGAGTGTACGACTGGCTGTTACGGACCTTCTG GGCCACCGAAATGGACGTCACCATGATCGGTCTGCAGAATGCGGGCAAAACATCTCTGCTTCGGGTGCTGTCG GGCGGAGAGTTTGCCATAGA CTCGATACCGACAGTGGGCTTCAACATGAAGCGGTTGCAACGGGGGCATGTGACGCTCAAGTGCTGGGACTTGGGTGGGCAACCCCGCTTCCGTCCAATGTGGGAGCGATATTGCCGGAATGTCAACGCTATCGTGTTCATTGTCGATATTGCCGACGTGGATGTGCTTCCCATGGCCCGCGAAGAGCTACACTCATTAATGAGCCAGCCAAGCCTGGATGGCATTCCATTGCTTGTTCTCGGAAACAAGTCGGATCTTCCAAACAAGCTCACCGTGGATGAGCTCATCGACGCCATGGATCTCAAGAACATTGCGCATCGAGAGGTGTCGTGCTATGGCATCTCGGCAAAGGAGGAAACCAATCTGGAGGCGGTTCTCCAGTGGCTGATGAAGTTTGCCAACAG CAAAAAATGA
- the RPS16 gene encoding 40S ribosomal protein S16 (EggNog:ENOG503P1RZ; COG:J), with translation MANEKKAVQVFGKKKNATAVARAVEGRGLIKVNGKPLKLFAPEILRAKLYEPILILGTENFAAIDIRIKVAGGGHTSQVYAVRQAIAKAVVAYYAKYIDEHTKNVLKSSLIQFDRSLLVADPRRCEPKKFGGKGARSRFQKSYR, from the exons ATGGCGAACGAAAAGAAGGCCGTCCAGGTGtttggcaagaagaagaatgccaCAG CCGTCGCTCGCGCTGTGGAGGGCCGTGGCCTCATCAAGGTCAACGGCAAGCCTCTGAAGCTTTTCGCCCCCGAGATCCTCCGGGCCAAGCTCTACGagcccatcctcatcctcggcaccGAGAACTTCGCTGCCATCGATATCAGAATCAAggtcgctggtggtggtcacACTTCGCAGGTTTACGCTGTGCGCCAGGCT ATTGCCAAGGCTGTT GTCGCCTACTACGCCAAGTACATCGACGAGCACACCAAGAACGTCCTGAAGAGCTCCCTCATCCAGTTCGACCGcagcctcctcgtcgccgatCCCCGTCGGTGCGAGCCCAAGAAGTTCGGTGGTAAGGGTGCCCGCTCCAGATTCCAGAAGTCTTACCGTTAA
- a CDS encoding uncharacterized protein (COG:S; EggNog:ENOG503P6PY) has product MAPLVSDQLEKRQSCPSGYYYDRGYCYRNSAWSWWGRWVFAGLAVLFVLLVFALLFRNSRRRRKQGARPLYGTGWMAPAPQYYPPPPQYTPQDQNPAPPGGYKYNGNDGYYGNPQAGSSQYGSPGPYGNQATNPYGQQEGIQLQQPEHAYHRGGDADYAPPPGPPPNAATKP; this is encoded by the exons ATGGCTCCGCTCGTCTCTGATCAGCTGGAGAAACGCCAGTC TTGTCCTTCAGGGTACTATTACGACAGGGGTTACTGCTACCGCAACAGCGCCTGGAGCTGGTGGGGACGATGGGTATTCGCAGGTCTCGCCGTTCTCTTCGTTCTTTTGGTGTTCGCGCTTCTCTT CCGTAACTCACGCCGCAGAAGAAAGCAAGGCGCCCGACCACTCTACGGCACCGGCTGGATGGCACCCGCACCGCAGTACtacccacctcctcctcagtaCACCCCTCAAGACCAGAATCCCGCTCCTCCAGGCGGGTACAAGTACAACGGGAACGATGGGTACTATGGCAATCCTCAAGCTGGAAGCAGTCAATATGGCAGCCCGGGTCCTTATGGTAACCAGGCGACGAACCCCTACGGTCAGCAAGAGGGCAttcagcttcagcagccCGAGCATGCTTATCACCGTGGAGGTGACGCCGATtatgcccctcctcccggacCTCCGCCCAATGCCGCCACCAAGCCTTAA
- a CDS encoding uncharacterized protein (EggNog:ENOG503P319), whose amino-acid sequence MPAVDAAMRRSVGEGFLDLLARAIHPALVRRNLEGQIGDVRATFASWDSCMAESYCKWLVIGLMILGGIIIFSVLWCIIRCACCAKSCCCSCFKCLQCCGNCCGCCDPPRGDRRQYLDEPYIPPNQGYKSQEPMHLGYDSRPTAPPVFSGGGVGGGYAASTGVTSKPQYAEFDVSKNKPGNEDALPEMPSWEGAESKKIVLEEEEEAVEMNQLKKPEANSTNAQSPTMMNGVAAAGVIPGRGSTSPNPGNRSPYGPPGAGAQSNGYFPPGAVANDPYNQTAQSYNQPAGGYGQPGQGYGMAPGANGPGAVGIGAIGPGAMGPGAIGPGRRSPGNVGGGYNTGYDNNDHGQPGYGQQGYGQQQQGVTPRQTGQGGGYDNYGDIYDSYGTGTNQPYGGAQELDAGSYGQPPSAQPAAGPQAGYGGAYGQGQRRTPGPQADAGYGNPNQRRTPGPQSDYNNGYGGSPRRTPAPQDSYGGGGYDAPAPAYGSSLDRRSPGPQQGYGRPPPNRQYSSSDSRGPQRQYSGNDVSSSSDNMGGFDFGTGYSRPPQQQQQPNSGYGRPPQAQQSSGYRQPTTPVVEEQSAAYPGYKPYSPGPPN is encoded by the exons ATGCCTGCGGTAGATGCGGCTATGAGGAGGAGTGTAGGGGAAGGGTTCTTGGACTTGCTGGCTCGCGCGATTCATCCGGCTCTCGTACGGAGAAATCTTGAAGGACAGATTGGAGATGTCCGGGCAACATTTGCCAGTTGGGACAGCTGCATGGCGGAATCCTATTGCAA ATGGTTAGTAATCGGGCTCATGATTCTTGGGGGTATCATCATTTTCTCAGTGCTATGGTGCATCATTCGCTGCGCGTGCTGCGCTAAATCATGTTGCTGCTCGTGCTTCAAGTGTCTCCAGTGCTGCGGTAATTGCTGCGGGTGCTGTGACCCTCCAAGGGGGGACCGAAGGCAGTATCTTGACGAGCCGTACATCCCGCCAAATCAGGGTTACAAGTCGCAGGAGCCTATGCACCTTGGGTATGACAGTCGCCCTACTGCACCCCCTGTTTTtagtggcggtggtgttggtggtggatatgcCGCTTCGACGGGCGTGACAAGCAAACCCCAATATGCTGAATTCGATGTCAGCAAGAACAAGCCTGGAAATGAAGATGCACTTCCCGAGATGCCGAGCTGGGAAGGTGCGGAGAGCAAGAAGATCgtgttggaagaggaggaggaggccgtgGAGATGAACCAGTTGAAGAAGCCCGAAGCCAACTCAACAAACGCGCAAAGCCCGACCATGATGAATGGAGTGGCTGCGGCGGGTGTGATACCTGGGCGTGGTTCTACGAGCCCGAACCCGGGGAACAGAAGCCCTTACGGACCACCAGGCGCTGGAGCACAATCTAATGGATACTTCCCTCCAGGGGCTGTGGCTAACGATCCATACAACCAGACTGCGCAGAGTTACAACCAGCCAGCGGGTGGTTATGGGCAGCCGGGTCAAGGGTACGGTATGGCTCCAGGTGCAAACGGACCAGGTGCAGTGGGAATAGGCGCAATTGGACCAGGCGCAATGGGGCCAGGTGCAATCGGACCAGGACGCAGGTCTCCTGGAAACGTTGGCGGCGGGTATAATACTGGGTATGACAACAATGACCATGGACAGCCGGGCTACGGACAACAGGGCTAtggacagcaacagcaaggtGTGACACCTCGGCAGACGGGAcagggtggtggatatgaCAACTATGGCGATATCTACGACAGCTACGGCACTGGGACGAATCAACCGTATGGTGGCGCTCAGGAACTGGACGCTGGCAGCTATGGGCAACCCCCATCAGCACAACCAGCTGCTGGACCTCAGGCGGGTTATGGAGGAGCCTATGGCCAAGGCCAAAGACGGACACCTGGCCCTCAAGCCGATGCAGGGTAtggcaaccccaaccaaaGACGGACACCCGGACCCCAGAGTGATTACAACAATGGCTACGGTGGAAGCCCAAGACGCACCCCTGCGCCTCAGGATAGctacggcggcggcggttaTGATGCTCCCGCCCCAGCATATGGCAGCAGCCTGGACAGACGGTCGCCTGGTCCCCAGCAAGGATACGGccgcccaccccccaacagACAATACTCGTCGTCTGACTCTCGCGGTCCACAACGTCAGTACTCGGGCAACGACGTGAGCTCGTCCTCCGACAACATGGGAGGGTTTGATTTCGGCACAGGCTACAGCCgtccaccacaacaacagcaacaaccaaacaGCGGATACGGCCGTCCTCCACAAGCACAGCAGAGCAGTGGATACAGGCAACCGACGACTCCCGTAGTGGAGGAGCAGAGCGCGGCGTACCCGGGGTATAAGCCTTATTCACCTGGACCTCCCAATTGA